One window from the genome of Diospyros lotus cultivar Yz01 chromosome 11, ASM1463336v1, whole genome shotgun sequence encodes:
- the LOC127813537 gene encoding uncharacterized protein LOC127813537 isoform X2, producing the protein MLPLNLSPILPRGSAIKFLEGVCAWHLAAPATSERKTNLLLHVIGNSFAGDEDEKLKINWRRVATTSLFGFGFVGPVGHFWYEGLDRYIKSRLQLQPKSFGFVASKVVIDDLIFGPFDLLVFFTYMGFSTGKSPSQVKEDVKRDFIPAFIMGGSVWPILQVGNFRYVPVRYQLLYVNFFCLLDSCFLSWLEQQQDASWKQWFKSFPSMNKNQGSRDGEL; encoded by the exons ATGTTGCCGCTCAATCTGTCACCCATTTTACCGCGAGGAAGCGCAATCAAATTTCT GGAAGGGGTATGTGCTTGGCACTTGGCAGCTCCGGCCACCTCAGAAAGGAAAACGAATCTACTTCTACATGTAATTGGAAACAGCTTTGCTGGC GATGAAGATGAAAAACTAAAGATCAATTGGAGACGGGTTGCCACCACAAGCTTGTTCGGTTTTGGATTTGTTGGACCTGTTGGCCACTTCTG GTATGAAGGGCTGGATAGGTATATAAAGTCGCGGCTTCAGTTGCAACCAAAATCCTTTGGATTTGTTGCCAGTAAAGTGGTTattgatgatttgatttttgGGCCATTTGACTTGCTTGTGTTTTTCACTTACATGGGTTTTTCAACCGGAAAGAGTCCTTCTCAAGTCAAGGAAGATGTGAAGAGGGATTTTATCCCAGCCTTCATTATGGGGGGAAGCGTCTGGCCAATTCTTCAGGTTGGAAATTTCAGATATGTTCCAGTTAGGTACCAACTCCTCTATGTAAATTTCTTCTGCCTGCTAGATAGCTGTTTCTTGTCGTGGCTCGAGCAACAACAGGATGCTTCTTGGAAACAATGGTTCAAATCTTTTCCGAGTATGAACAAGAACCAGGGCAGCCGAGACGGAGAGTTATAG
- the LOC127813537 gene encoding uncharacterized protein LOC127813537 isoform X1: protein MIHGQNSPLKYTKKKKNGKSKELAIQPIHQRSRHYKRGMKAQFPLSLSLSSCLCFSSEIRSYWMMLISKVWKWYRNCLATHPVKTQIVSSGLIWGFGDVAAQSVTHFTARKRNQISDEDEKLKINWRRVATTSLFGFGFVGPVGHFWYEGLDRYIKSRLQLQPKSFGFVASKVVIDDLIFGPFDLLVFFTYMGFSTGKSPSQVKEDVKRDFIPAFIMGGSVWPILQVGNFRYVPVRYQLLYVNFFCLLDSCFLSWLEQQQDASWKQWFKSFPSMNKNQGSRDGEL, encoded by the exons ATGATCCATGGACAAAATTCCccattaaaatatacaaaaaaaaaaaaaaatggcaaatcCAAGGAACTTGCAATTCAACCAATCCATCAACGGTCCCGGCATTACAAAAGGGGCATGAAAGCCCAAtttccactctctctctctctctcttcttgcctCTGTTTTTCTTCCGAGATTCGCAGTTATTGGATGATGTTGATATCGAAGGTCTGGAAATGGTATCGGAATTGTCTCGCAACGCACCCTGTTAAGACTCAGATCGTCAGTTCTGGATTGATTTGGGGATTTGGCGATGTTGCCGCTCAATCTGTCACCCATTTTACCGCGAGGAAGCGCAATCAAATTTCT GATGAAGATGAAAAACTAAAGATCAATTGGAGACGGGTTGCCACCACAAGCTTGTTCGGTTTTGGATTTGTTGGACCTGTTGGCCACTTCTG GTATGAAGGGCTGGATAGGTATATAAAGTCGCGGCTTCAGTTGCAACCAAAATCCTTTGGATTTGTTGCCAGTAAAGTGGTTattgatgatttgatttttgGGCCATTTGACTTGCTTGTGTTTTTCACTTACATGGGTTTTTCAACCGGAAAGAGTCCTTCTCAAGTCAAGGAAGATGTGAAGAGGGATTTTATCCCAGCCTTCATTATGGGGGGAAGCGTCTGGCCAATTCTTCAGGTTGGAAATTTCAGATATGTTCCAGTTAGGTACCAACTCCTCTATGTAAATTTCTTCTGCCTGCTAGATAGCTGTTTCTTGTCGTGGCTCGAGCAACAACAGGATGCTTCTTGGAAACAATGGTTCAAATCTTTTCCGAGTATGAACAAGAACCAGGGCAGCCGAGACGGAGAGTTATAG
- the LOC127813536 gene encoding rhomboid-like protein 11, chloroplastic isoform X3: MNLYRHHHRLHHLELLPVGRRSPYKAMPMAIPKRPSSHFCCGYQTLLTRPNNSPLLLRAARFRLACNMNGSDIISQLELGKPEEKSKPERRVNGIFWILLLNLGIYVVDHLFQVRGIKILYLYHNWPAWYQFVTATFCHANWNHLSSNLFFLYIFGKLVEEEEGNFALWLTYILTGAGANIVSWLVLPRNAVSVGASGAVFGLFAVSVLVKMSWDWRKILEVLILGQFVIEKTV; this comes from the exons ATGAATCTGTATCGCCATCATCACCGTCTTCATCATCTTGAGCTCCTTCCGGTAGGTCGTCGCTCTCCATACAAAGCCATGCCCATGGCCATCCCAAAGCGCCCCTCCTCTCACTTTTGCTGCGGTTATCAGACACTTCTAACCCGACCCAACAactctcctcttcttctccgtGCCGCCCGCTTTCGCCTCGCCTGCAACATGAACGGCTCag ATATAATATCACAGCTGGAACTTGGGAAGCCAGAAGAGAAGAGTAAGCCAGAGAGGCGCGTAAATGGGATATTCTGGATCCTTCTTCTTAATCTTGGAATATATGTGGTGGATCACTTATTTCAg GTTCGGGGAATCAAAATCTTGTATCTGTACCACAATTGGCCTGCATGGTACCAGTTTGTGACGGCCACATTTTGTCATGCGAATTG GAACCACCTCTCCAGCAACCTAttctttttgtatatttttg GAAAGCTCGTTGAGGAGGAGGAAGGGAACTTTGCATTGTGGCTTACTTATATCCTAACAGGTGCTGGCGCAAATATTGTTTCATGGCTGGTCTTACCAAGAAATGCAGTTTCTGTTGGAGCATCAGGTGCTGTATTCGGGCTCTTTGCAGTTAGTGTTCTCGTGAAG ATGTCGTGGGACTGGAGGAAGATCCTTGAAGTGCTCATACTGGGCCAATTTGTTATAGAGAAG ACAGTTTAA
- the LOC127813536 gene encoding rhomboid-like protein 11, chloroplastic isoform X2 encodes MNLYRHHHRLHHLELLPVGRRSPYKAMPMAIPKRPSSHFCCGYQTLLTRPNNSPLLLRAARFRLACNMNGSDIISQLELGKPEEKSKPERRVNGIFWILLLNLGIYVVDHLFQVRGIKILYLYHNWPAWYQFVTATFCHANWNHLSSNLFFLYIFGKLVEEEEGNFALWLTYILTGAGANIVSWLVLPRNAVSVGASGAVFGLFAVSVLVKMSWDWRKILEVLILGQFVIEKAAFDFW; translated from the exons ATGAATCTGTATCGCCATCATCACCGTCTTCATCATCTTGAGCTCCTTCCGGTAGGTCGTCGCTCTCCATACAAAGCCATGCCCATGGCCATCCCAAAGCGCCCCTCCTCTCACTTTTGCTGCGGTTATCAGACACTTCTAACCCGACCCAACAactctcctcttcttctccgtGCCGCCCGCTTTCGCCTCGCCTGCAACATGAACGGCTCag ATATAATATCACAGCTGGAACTTGGGAAGCCAGAAGAGAAGAGTAAGCCAGAGAGGCGCGTAAATGGGATATTCTGGATCCTTCTTCTTAATCTTGGAATATATGTGGTGGATCACTTATTTCAg GTTCGGGGAATCAAAATCTTGTATCTGTACCACAATTGGCCTGCATGGTACCAGTTTGTGACGGCCACATTTTGTCATGCGAATTG GAACCACCTCTCCAGCAACCTAttctttttgtatatttttg GAAAGCTCGTTGAGGAGGAGGAAGGGAACTTTGCATTGTGGCTTACTTATATCCTAACAGGTGCTGGCGCAAATATTGTTTCATGGCTGGTCTTACCAAGAAATGCAGTTTCTGTTGGAGCATCAGGTGCTGTATTCGGGCTCTTTGCAGTTAGTGTTCTCGTGAAG ATGTCGTGGGACTGGAGGAAGATCCTTGAAGTGCTCATACTGGGCCAATTTGTTATAGAGAAG GCCGCCTTTGATTTTTGGTAA
- the LOC127813536 gene encoding rhomboid-like protein 11, chloroplastic isoform X1, which produces MNLYRHHHRLHHLELLPVGRRSPYKAMPMAIPKRPSSHFCCGYQTLLTRPNNSPLLLRAARFRLACNMNGSDIISQLELGKPEEKSKPERRVNGIFWILLLNLGIYVVDHLFQVRGIKILYLYHNWPAWYQFVTATFCHANWNHLSSNLFFLYIFGKLVEEEEGNFALWLTYILTGAGANIVSWLVLPRNAVSVGASGAVFGLFAVSVLVKMSWDWRKILEVLILGQFVIEKVMEAAQASTGLSGSFPGGYALQNVNHIAHLSGALIGVVLVWLLSRVPSQPPDQDGSLRRLKKQ; this is translated from the exons ATGAATCTGTATCGCCATCATCACCGTCTTCATCATCTTGAGCTCCTTCCGGTAGGTCGTCGCTCTCCATACAAAGCCATGCCCATGGCCATCCCAAAGCGCCCCTCCTCTCACTTTTGCTGCGGTTATCAGACACTTCTAACCCGACCCAACAactctcctcttcttctccgtGCCGCCCGCTTTCGCCTCGCCTGCAACATGAACGGCTCag ATATAATATCACAGCTGGAACTTGGGAAGCCAGAAGAGAAGAGTAAGCCAGAGAGGCGCGTAAATGGGATATTCTGGATCCTTCTTCTTAATCTTGGAATATATGTGGTGGATCACTTATTTCAg GTTCGGGGAATCAAAATCTTGTATCTGTACCACAATTGGCCTGCATGGTACCAGTTTGTGACGGCCACATTTTGTCATGCGAATTG GAACCACCTCTCCAGCAACCTAttctttttgtatatttttg GAAAGCTCGTTGAGGAGGAGGAAGGGAACTTTGCATTGTGGCTTACTTATATCCTAACAGGTGCTGGCGCAAATATTGTTTCATGGCTGGTCTTACCAAGAAATGCAGTTTCTGTTGGAGCATCAGGTGCTGTATTCGGGCTCTTTGCAGTTAGTGTTCTCGTGAAG ATGTCGTGGGACTGGAGGAAGATCCTTGAAGTGCTCATACTGGGCCAATTTGTTATAGAGAAG GTGATGGAAGCGGCGCAGGCATCCACAGGGCTGTCGGGCAGTTTCCCGGGGGGCTATGCCTTGCAGAATGTTAATCACATAGCACACCTATCCGGTGCTTTGATCGGTGTAGTTCTGGTATGGCTTCTGAGCAGAGTTCCTTCTCAGCCTCCAGACCAAGATGGATCACTTAGGCGGCTGAAGAAACAATGA